The Bacteroidia bacterium genomic interval GGCTTTGGAAAAAGGACTCAAAAAAGTCCGACCAGAAGTAGAAATTATCGCTCGTCCCTTAGCCGATGGGGGAGATGGTTCGCTGGATATTCTCAGGCATTATTTTGAATTGCAAAGCCATACTTGCCAAGTTCAGGATCCTTTAGGCCGAACAATTACAGCCGATTATACTATGGCAAAAGGGGTGGCTTATATTGAAATGTCCAAAGCTTCAGGTTTGGTATTGCTTAAACCGGAAGAAAGGACTGCAATGAAAACTTCTTCTTTCGGGACAGGACAGTTGATTTGGGATGCTCTGAAAAAAGGAGCCAAAGAAATCTATTTATTTATCGGTGGAAGTGCGACCAATGATGGAGGGACGGGTATTGCAAAAGCTTTGGGTTATCGTTTCTTGGATAAGGCAGGAGAAGAATTGGATGCACTAGGTGAAAATCTCATTCATATAGATCAGATAGAGGATAATCAGGTTTTAAGGGGATTGAAAGAGGTCTTGGTGAAAGTAATCTGCGACGTTAACAATCCCTTTTCTGGGCCTCAGGGTGCCGCTTATGTGTATGCGGCCCAAAAAGGTGCGAGTTTGGAAGAAATCGATTTTCTGGATAGTGGACTGAAGCATTTAGCGGAAAAGCTGTCTGAACGAGGCTATGTGGATATCAATTCCATCCCTGGTGCTGGAGCTGCCGGAGGTGTGGGAGGAGGAGCGATTGCTTTTCTGGATGCAAAACTCATCTCTGGTATTGAGATGTTTTTGGAGATTAGCGATTTGGAGAAATGGGTGAAAGAAAGTGATCTGATCATAACGGGTGAAGGCAAGATGGACGCGCAGACGGAGCATGGGAAAGTAGTGAGTGGAGTGAGTGAATTAGCGCAGCTTTATGGCAAAGCTATCTTAGGCGTATGCGGAGTCGCAGATGAGGGAGTAGCTGAAAAATTAAAACTGAATCAAGTATATACCATCATAAGTCGCTCCCAGTCTATTGAGGAAGCGATGAATAAGGCTGCCGAAAAATTGGAAGAGATTGGCGAACTGATCCTTAGTAGGTCTGAATAATCCGAATGATTTCCTCTGCCACTTCATTTGTATGGGCTTTCCCGCCTAAATCCCTGGTTAGAACTTTGCCTTCAGCCGTCACTTGTTCGATGGCTTTCAAGACCTGAGCTGCTGCTTCCTTTTCCCCTAAATGATCCAACATCATCACGCCCGTCCAAATGCAGGCGATGGGATTGGCGATCTTCTTCCCGGCTATATCTGGTGCACTGCCGTGTACGGGCTCAAACATGGAAGGAAATTCCCGCTCTGGATTGATATTGGCGCCCGGTGCTATCCCCATTCCTCCAACAACAGCCGGACCCAAATCAGAAAGAATGTCTCCAAAGAGATTGCTGGCTACCACTACATCAAGCCAATCCGGATGCTGGACAAAATGGGCACAAAGAATATCTATATGGTATTGACTCCTTTCCACTTCAGGAAAACTTTGCCCTATATCTGCAAAGCGCTCATCCCAATAAGGCATCGTATGAATGATTCCATTGGATTTCGTTGCACTGGTCAGTCTTTTATTTCTGCTTTGGGCTAAATTGAAGGCAAATTTCATCACCCTGTCAACCCCTACCTTGGTAAAAATACTTTCCTGAATGACGATTTCTCTCTCTGTCCCTTCCTGAAACCTGCCTCCCATAGAGGAATATTCGCCTTCATTATTTTCCCTTACAATATAAAAATCGATTTCCCCGGGGCTTTTAAGGGGAGATTCTACCCCTTTAAGGAGTTTTACCGGACGAAGATTGATGTATTGTTGAAAGCCTCTCCGAATCGGAATCAATAAACCCCAAAGGGAAACATGGTCAGCTACCCCCGGATAACCCACCGCACCTAAGAATATACTATCGCTATCTCTCAATCTGTCTAGGCCATCCTCAGGCATCATCTTGCCATGTTTGAGGAAATGCTCGCAGGAATAATCATAATGGGTGTAAGAAAATGCGAAACCAAACCTGGCAGCTATGGCATCTAATACCTGGGTCGATGCAGGGATTACTTCTTTGCCGATTCCGTCTCCAGGTACTACTGCGATTTTGTAGGTATTCATGTTTTGTATGTTAATCTTTCTGTATGCCTTTCCCTTTTTAGAAAAGTGGGGCAAAAATCGGAACGAGAAGAGCAGCCCAACTCACATTCCGTCCCCTTGGTTCTCCTTCTATCTCCATCTTGCAAATTTGATGGCAATTTATGTCAGCTAAAAAAATCAAGTATGGCTTTCAAAGTCTCCTCAGCTGCTTCTTCAGGCAGATAATGACCGCAAGGAATTCCAAAACCCTGAACGTCATCTGCCCATTTTTCCCATTCTGCTACGACATCATACTTTTGTCCAACAAAACCTTTTTCTCCCCAGAGACAAAGCATCGGACAGTCAATTTTATTTCCCTTGTCTAAATCTATCTGATCATGTTCCAGGTCTATGTTGGCTGAAGCTCGATAATCTTCACAACTTGCATGGATAGTTTCAGGAGTCAGGCATCTCAGGTATTCATTGAGGGCTTCTTCGGTAAATGCTCCAGTATCTCTTCCCCATTGCCCAAATTTCTTTTTAAGAAACCAAACTGGATCAGCTCCTATCATCTTTTCAGGCAAATCATAGGGCTGGATCAGGAAAAACCAATGGTAATAAGCCTGGGCAAATTCCATGTCGGTGGTTTTGTACATGCTATAGGTCGGAGCGATGTCCATCACAATTAGTTTCTCAACTTTGCCGGGATGATCCAAAACCAGTCGGTGGGAAACTCTGCTTCCTCTATCATGCGAGGCCAGCAGAAAAGAGGAAAATCCCAATCTTTCCATCAACTCTACCTGATCCGCGGCCATTTTTCGTTTGGAGTAAGGACTATGCCTCTCGTCTGTTTCAGGTTTTCCACTATCTCCATAACCACGCAGATCACTGACGATGACGGTATATTTTTCTGCTAGCTTCGGAGCAATCTTATGCCACATGACATGGGATTGGGGATAGCCATGCAAGAGGAGGAGTGGAGGTCCCGATCCTTTTTTTACAAAATGAATTGCTGTCTCCTGGAGTTGTATAGTTTCGGCTTGAAATCCTTCGAACATTGATTTAGGATAAACCCTAAATTTCGAAGAATCTATGAGAGTTCAAAAGATTTGTTTAATACTGGCCGGTACGCAGCATAACTAATGTACAGGCAAAATTTACTTCAACTCCCGCTTCCTCCAATTCCCTCGCAAATGCTACATTTTCTGCTCCGGGATTAAAGATTACCCTGCGAGGATTCAGGCTTTTGATCCAGTCTTTGTATTCTTCCTGATTTCGTGCATTCA includes:
- a CDS encoding alpha/beta hydrolase, producing the protein MFEGFQAETIQLQETAIHFVKKGSGPPLLLLHGYPQSHVMWHKIAPKLAEKYTVIVSDLRGYGDSGKPETDERHSPYSKRKMAADQVELMERLGFSSFLLASHDRGSRVSHRLVLDHPGKVEKLIVMDIAPTYSMYKTTDMEFAQAYYHWFFLIQPYDLPEKMIGADPVWFLKKKFGQWGRDTGAFTEEALNEYLRCLTPETIHASCEDYRASANIDLEHDQIDLDKGNKIDCPMLCLWGEKGFVGQKYDVVAEWEKWADDVQGFGIPCGHYLPEEAAEETLKAILDFFS
- a CDS encoding tartrate dehydrogenase, producing the protein MNTYKIAVVPGDGIGKEVIPASTQVLDAIAARFGFAFSYTHYDYSCEHFLKHGKMMPEDGLDRLRDSDSIFLGAVGYPGVADHVSLWGLLIPIRRGFQQYINLRPVKLLKGVESPLKSPGEIDFYIVRENNEGEYSSMGGRFQEGTEREIVIQESIFTKVGVDRVMKFAFNLAQSRNKRLTSATKSNGIIHTMPYWDERFADIGQSFPEVERSQYHIDILCAHFVQHPDWLDVVVASNLFGDILSDLGPAVVGGMGIAPGANINPEREFPSMFEPVHGSAPDIAGKKIANPIACIWTGVMMLDHLGEKEAAAQVLKAIEQVTAEGKVLTRDLGGKAHTNEVAEEIIRIIQTY
- a CDS encoding glycerate kinase yields the protein MKILLAPDKFKGSLSAEEVCRALEKGLKKVRPEVEIIARPLADGGDGSLDILRHYFELQSHTCQVQDPLGRTITADYTMAKGVAYIEMSKASGLVLLKPEERTAMKTSSFGTGQLIWDALKKGAKEIYLFIGGSATNDGGTGIAKALGYRFLDKAGEELDALGENLIHIDQIEDNQVLRGLKEVLVKVICDVNNPFSGPQGAAYVYAAQKGASLEEIDFLDSGLKHLAEKLSERGYVDINSIPGAGAAGGVGGGAIAFLDAKLISGIEMFLEISDLEKWVKESDLIITGEGKMDAQTEHGKVVSGVSELAQLYGKAILGVCGVADEGVAEKLKLNQVYTIISRSQSIEEAMNKAAEKLEEIGELILSRSE